One genomic window of Gemmatimonadota bacterium includes the following:
- a CDS encoding cupin domain-containing protein translates to MAENTSRSFAAHADGADWVKGLRPYFVYRDLGMKSATEGRVMAHVIRAAQSCDGPMGYHSHELEFQMNYLLKGWARIDLADVGEIEVTAGDAWYQAPGVAHELMEYSDDFEVIEITIPGDFPTIDETR, encoded by the coding sequence ATGGCTGAGAACACCTCCAGGTCCTTCGCGGCGCATGCGGACGGCGCGGACTGGGTCAAGGGCCTGCGGCCCTATTTCGTGTACCGCGACCTGGGCATGAAGTCCGCCACCGAAGGCCGGGTGATGGCCCACGTCATCCGGGCCGCCCAGTCCTGCGACGGCCCCATGGGCTATCATTCCCACGAACTCGAGTTTCAGATGAACTACCTGCTGAAGGGCTGGGCGCGCATCGACCTGGCGGACGTGGGCGAGATCGAGGTGACCGCGGGCGACGCGTGGTACCAGGCGCCCGGCGTCGCCCATGAACTCATGGAGTACTCCGACGATTTCGAAGTCATCGAGATCACCATTCCGGGTGACTTCCCGACCATCGACGAAACGCGTTAG
- a CDS encoding NAD(P)-dependent oxidoreductase: MRVGFIGLGNMGNPMAASLLRAGHALRVHDLDEEKASNLLEAGATWASSPRETAVGADAVLTSLPGPAVVETVVLGEDGVFEGLGRGTAYIDTSTGEPGLIRRIAHEGAARGIDVLDAPISGGVFGARDATLTVFVGGPQAVFDRYAPLLRDMGETVVRMGDTGSGVATKLVNNLMMFTNFIGACEGMAIGARAGIDPRELIEAIRPSMGQSRMMERCLTRFLDDQSLYSAVDLGVKDMHLGVELGRSLDVPLEIAPMVEDLLRRYQDRGNAQADILEYIGDYLKRAGVAGVTGVDPSGKP, from the coding sequence ATGAGAGTTGGATTCATCGGGCTGGGCAACATGGGGAACCCCATGGCCGCCAGCCTCCTGCGCGCCGGACACGCCCTGCGCGTCCACGACCTGGACGAGGAAAAGGCCTCGAACCTGCTGGAGGCCGGGGCTACCTGGGCTTCGTCCCCCCGCGAGACGGCCGTAGGCGCCGATGCGGTCCTTACATCGCTGCCCGGTCCCGCCGTGGTGGAGACGGTCGTTCTGGGCGAGGACGGCGTGTTCGAAGGTCTCGGACGCGGGACCGCCTATATCGACACGAGCACGGGCGAACCGGGACTCATCCGGCGCATCGCCCATGAAGGTGCGGCGCGAGGCATCGACGTGCTCGACGCGCCGATCAGCGGCGGAGTATTCGGCGCCAGGGACGCCACCCTTACCGTCTTCGTCGGCGGGCCTCAGGCGGTGTTCGACCGGTACGCACCCCTTTTGCGCGATATGGGCGAAACGGTCGTCCGCATGGGGGATACCGGCAGCGGCGTAGCGACCAAGCTGGTGAACAATCTCATGATGTTCACCAATTTTATCGGCGCCTGCGAAGGGATGGCCATCGGCGCTCGGGCCGGCATCGATCCGCGTGAGTTAATCGAAGCCATCCGACCGAGCATGGGCCAAAGCCGGATGATGGAGCGGTGCCTGACCCGCTTCCTGGACGACCAGTCCCTGTATTCCGCCGTCGACCTCGGGGTCAAGGACATGCACCTGGGCGTGGAGCTCGGCAGGTCGCTCGACGTCCCGTTGGAAATCGCCCCTATGGTTGAGGACCTCCTGAGGCGTTACCAGGACCGGGGAAACGCACAGGCCGACATTCTGGAGTACATCGGAGATTACCTGAAACGGGCGGGCGTCGCGGGCGTCACGGGCGTCGACCCATCCGGAAAACCGTGA
- the rpiA gene encoding ribose-5-phosphate isomerase RpiA codes for MPSEDLTRDMKRTVGIEAARMVSPGDVVGLGTGSTAEFMIEELGRRVREEQLDIVGIPTSFDASVLARGNGIPPGTLDDVDRVHIAVDGADEVDPAMNLIKGRGAAHLREKIVDGMAERFVVIVDESKLVERLGTKRPVPLEVLPMAVQPVMRTVVALGGEPVLRMAVHKDGPVITDQGNMVVDARFDGIDDPGEMERTLNNVPGILENGLFVGLATEVLVGRISGEGRIEIERRT; via the coding sequence ATGCCATCCGAAGACCTGACCCGAGACATGAAGAGGACCGTCGGCATCGAGGCCGCCCGTATGGTCAGCCCGGGCGACGTGGTCGGATTGGGCACGGGATCGACGGCGGAGTTTATGATCGAGGAACTGGGGCGCCGCGTGCGGGAGGAGCAACTGGACATCGTCGGCATCCCCACGTCCTTCGACGCGTCGGTGCTGGCCCGCGGGAACGGCATCCCGCCGGGCACGCTGGACGACGTGGACCGGGTCCACATCGCCGTGGACGGCGCGGACGAGGTCGATCCCGCGATGAACCTGATCAAGGGCCGGGGCGCCGCTCACCTGCGCGAGAAGATCGTGGACGGCATGGCCGAACGGTTCGTCGTCATCGTGGACGAATCGAAACTGGTCGAACGGCTGGGCACGAAACGCCCCGTGCCGCTGGAAGTCCTGCCCATGGCCGTTCAGCCCGTCATGCGCACGGTCGTAGCACTGGGTGGCGAACCCGTGCTGCGGATGGCGGTCCACAAGGACGGGCCGGTCATCACGGACCAGGGGAACATGGTGGTGGACGCCCGTTTCGACGGGATCGACGACCCCGGTGAGATGGAGCGCACGCTCAACAACGTACCCGGCATCCTGGAGAACGGCCTCTTCGTCGGACTGGCGACCGAGGTCCTCGTCGGGAGGATATCCGGCGAGGGCCGGATCGAGATTGAAAGACGAACCTGA
- a CDS encoding peptidylprolyl isomerase, translated as MSVPTTGMKRVMAGLLLCGLFGGPGGPGGPGGLAILGVPGGPDGQVHAQEEGITLEMTTEAGTIEIVLDPVRAPVTVANFLRYVDAGQYNGGVFHRTVTMDNQPNNDVKIEVIQGAVNPDYRDDSYPPNSGFDPIPLERTSTTGLKHVDGAISMARMGPDTATSGFFFCIGDQPELDFGGKRNPDGQGFAAFGRVTRGMDVIRKIQMSSRENQRLTPPVVITKVERMTR; from the coding sequence ATGAGCGTTCCGACGACTGGAATGAAACGCGTCATGGCCGGCCTGCTGCTCTGCGGTCTCTTCGGCGGACCGGGCGGACCGGGCGGACCGGGTGGCCTTGCCATCCTGGGCGTCCCCGGCGGACCAGACGGCCAGGTCCACGCCCAGGAAGAGGGAATCACCCTGGAGATGACCACGGAAGCGGGGACCATCGAGATCGTGCTCGATCCGGTCCGGGCGCCCGTTACCGTGGCGAATTTCCTGCGGTACGTGGACGCCGGACAGTACAACGGCGGGGTGTTCCACCGGACGGTGACCATGGACAACCAGCCGAACAACGATGTGAAGATCGAGGTGATACAGGGCGCCGTAAACCCCGATTACCGGGACGACAGCTATCCGCCCAACAGCGGATTCGATCCGATTCCCCTCGAACGGACCTCCACGACCGGACTGAAGCATGTCGACGGGGCCATCTCCATGGCGCGCATGGGGCCCGACACGGCAACCTCCGGGTTCTTCTTCTGCATCGGCGACCAGCCCGAACTGGATTTCGGCGGCAAACGCAACCCGGACGGGCAGGGATTCGCCGCATTCGGCCGCGTGACCCGGGGCATGGACGTGATCCGGAAGATCCAGATGTCCTCCCGCGAAAACCAGCGTCTCACGCCGCCGGTCGTGATCACCAAAGTGGAAAGAATGACCAGGTAG
- a CDS encoding SDR family oxidoreductase, with translation MDLKLRGKRAIVTGASRGIGRCCALALAREGARVCGTARNRDLLDEVVREIEAAGGEGHAVTADLTSLDDCRRVVREAADAFGGIDILVNCAGAARGGDILELPTEQIDEGLALKAHGYLRMSQLVIPHMQENRWGRIVHIAGSAGTSPGRGNIPLSVANIAVLNSTRALTDAVSGDGILVNAICPGMTNTKRARDLQQVEADRQGRDVVDLLREAGERIPAGRIAEPEEIATVATFLASEPCSYVFGTAVYMDGGERRGTP, from the coding sequence ATGGACCTGAAACTCCGTGGCAAAAGAGCAATCGTCACCGGCGCCAGCCGGGGCATCGGACGTTGCTGCGCGCTGGCCCTGGCCCGTGAAGGCGCCCGCGTGTGCGGTACGGCCCGAAACCGGGACCTGCTGGACGAGGTGGTCCGGGAAATCGAAGCGGCGGGTGGCGAGGGACACGCGGTCACCGCCGACCTGACCTCGCTGGACGACTGCCGCAGGGTGGTCCGTGAGGCCGCCGACGCCTTCGGTGGTATCGACATCCTCGTCAACTGTGCCGGGGCGGCCCGGGGAGGCGACATCCTGGAGCTTCCCACGGAACAGATCGACGAGGGGTTGGCGCTCAAGGCCCACGGATACCTGAGGATGTCACAACTGGTGATCCCGCATATGCAGGAGAACCGTTGGGGGCGCATCGTCCATATCGCCGGCAGCGCGGGTACGAGCCCCGGCCGCGGCAACATCCCGTTGAGCGTGGCCAACATCGCCGTCCTGAACAGTACGCGGGCCCTGACAGACGCGGTTTCCGGCGACGGCATCCTGGTCAATGCCATATGTCCCGGCATGACAAACACCAAGCGTGCCCGGGACCTGCAGCAGGTGGAGGCCGACCGGCAGGGGCGCGACGTCGTGGACCTGCTTCGCGAAGCCGGCGAGCGGATTCCCGCCGGCCGCATCGCGGAACCGGAGGAGATCGCTACCGTGGCGACTTTTCTCGCGTCCGAACCCTGTTCGTATGTCTTCGGCACCGCCGTCTACATGGATGGCGGCGAGCGGCGGGGCACGCCCTGA
- a CDS encoding M14 family metallopeptidase, producing the protein MADRVERPESFFGFRLGDDRKMARWDRIAEYFYLLNQQSKDIRVVNLGPTTEGNPFLMAIITSAENQARLEELREVNGRIADPRGLSDTEIDGLVQEGKVIVCQSMSLHANEIAATQMAPQLAYNLVTGEDEATKQILENVIFLMVPCFNPDGQLMVTDWYNEHLGTDYEGCDLPWLYHRYCGHDNNRDAFMLNLVESKYMARIMFQDWHPHVFQDHHEMGGYQPRLFVCPYCEPIHPHADPLVWREINWYGAHMVYKLEEAGHQGVISGAMFPAWYHMGFHWLGNYHNIASLLSETAQAKLASPLYVHPHQLRGEDGNTLHTLPHYKPQTNFPNPWPGGWWRLRDMVDQQLVAATGIMDIAARCRETVLRNAVQKALHQTQRGREDDSAGFFIRPDQHDPAVVTLLVNALLRQGIDVQRTRTRATVGSRVYPAGTWFIPNAQPKRGVVKTLLERTFWPDDAWARKADGSPTRIFDTTTDTLAEMMGVCAEPAEVPHAALDVEALNLDAVTEPASANGAVTGDGAHGMAIDPRFNAAFAAVNAALVAGADVCRATGPVSVGGQGMSPMPPGAFIVSGIDQARSEEIVRDAGAAGYRLEDPVEGEPVGPPRIAMYQRYWGGNMPEGWTRMTLEQSGFSYRSVRDADIRDGLSNLCDAFILPDDTMDMMAGTEQEIERRLKTVPQPEKYRSALGESEIEAIGAFVEKGGTLVAVGRACQLPIEKFGLHITDVTAGLPESAFFCPGSTLRIRVDNTHRLGYGMPERALAMHRGSPVYSINPSHFNDRYEVVAAYPEKDVLESGWLIGEEHIAGKPAMISVRHGEGRIVLYGFQVNFRNQTHGTFKLLFNALYGS; encoded by the coding sequence ATGGCCGATCGCGTTGAGCGGCCGGAATCCTTTTTCGGCTTCCGGCTCGGCGACGACCGCAAGATGGCCCGCTGGGACCGCATCGCGGAGTATTTCTACCTGCTGAACCAGCAGAGCAAGGACATCCGGGTGGTCAACCTGGGTCCCACGACGGAGGGCAACCCCTTCCTGATGGCCATCATCACCTCCGCGGAGAACCAGGCCAGGCTGGAGGAGCTTCGGGAGGTCAACGGGCGGATCGCCGATCCGAGGGGCCTTTCCGATACCGAGATCGACGGCCTGGTGCAGGAAGGCAAGGTCATCGTCTGCCAGTCCATGAGCCTCCACGCCAATGAAATCGCCGCGACGCAGATGGCGCCTCAGCTTGCCTACAACCTGGTGACGGGCGAAGACGAGGCCACGAAGCAAATTCTGGAAAACGTGATCTTCCTGATGGTGCCCTGCTTCAATCCCGACGGGCAACTCATGGTGACCGACTGGTACAACGAGCACCTGGGCACGGACTACGAGGGATGCGACCTGCCCTGGCTGTATCACCGGTACTGCGGCCACGACAACAACCGGGACGCCTTCATGCTGAACCTGGTGGAATCGAAGTACATGGCCCGGATCATGTTCCAGGACTGGCATCCCCACGTATTCCAGGACCACCACGAAATGGGCGGCTATCAGCCCCGCCTGTTCGTCTGCCCCTATTGCGAACCCATTCATCCCCACGCCGACCCGCTCGTATGGCGCGAGATCAACTGGTACGGGGCCCACATGGTCTACAAGCTGGAGGAAGCGGGCCACCAGGGCGTTATCAGCGGCGCCATGTTCCCGGCCTGGTACCATATGGGGTTTCACTGGCTCGGCAACTACCACAACATCGCGAGCCTGCTTTCCGAAACGGCCCAGGCGAAACTGGCCAGTCCCCTCTACGTGCATCCCCATCAGCTCAGGGGCGAGGACGGAAACACCCTGCACACGCTGCCCCATTACAAGCCGCAGACCAATTTCCCGAATCCATGGCCGGGGGGCTGGTGGCGGTTGCGCGACATGGTGGACCAGCAGCTCGTCGCCGCCACCGGAATCATGGATATCGCGGCACGGTGCCGGGAAACGGTGCTGCGGAACGCCGTGCAGAAGGCCCTGCATCAGACCCAGAGGGGCCGGGAAGACGATTCCGCGGGTTTCTTCATCCGCCCTGACCAGCACGATCCGGCGGTCGTGACCCTCCTCGTGAACGCCCTGCTTCGCCAAGGCATCGACGTGCAGCGAACCCGGACTCGGGCGACGGTGGGAAGCCGGGTCTATCCCGCCGGTACCTGGTTCATTCCCAATGCCCAGCCCAAGCGCGGCGTGGTCAAGACGCTGCTGGAGCGGACCTTCTGGCCGGACGACGCCTGGGCGCGCAAGGCCGACGGCTCCCCCACCAGGATCTTCGACACGACGACGGACACGCTGGCGGAGATGATGGGCGTCTGCGCAGAACCCGCGGAAGTGCCCCACGCAGCCCTGGACGTGGAAGCCCTGAACCTGGATGCCGTGACCGAACCGGCGTCGGCGAACGGTGCGGTGACCGGCGACGGCGCGCACGGCATGGCCATCGACCCCCGTTTTAACGCCGCCTTCGCCGCAGTCAATGCGGCGCTCGTTGCGGGCGCGGATGTCTGCCGTGCCACCGGCCCCGTATCCGTGGGCGGCCAAGGCATGTCGCCCATGCCGCCCGGCGCCTTTATCGTCAGCGGGATCGACCAGGCGAGGTCCGAGGAGATCGTCCGGGATGCCGGCGCCGCGGGCTACCGCCTCGAAGATCCGGTGGAAGGCGAACCCGTCGGGCCGCCGCGCATCGCCATGTACCAGCGGTACTGGGGCGGCAACATGCCCGAAGGCTGGACCCGCATGACGCTGGAGCAGTCGGGTTTTTCCTACCGCTCCGTACGGGACGCCGATATCCGGGACGGCCTCAGCAACCTCTGCGACGCGTTCATCCTGCCCGACGACACGATGGACATGATGGCCGGCACGGAACAGGAGATCGAAAGACGCCTGAAGACCGTGCCCCAGCCCGAAAAGTACCGCAGCGCCCTGGGCGAATCGGAAATCGAGGCCATCGGCGCCTTCGTGGAGAAAGGCGGCACGCTCGTGGCCGTCGGCCGCGCGTGCCAGCTTCCCATCGAGAAGTTCGGCCTCCACATCACCGACGTAACGGCCGGACTGCCGGAAAGCGCGTTCTTCTGCCCCGGTTCCACGCTGCGGATCCGGGTCGACAACACCCACCGGCTGGGATACGGCATGCCGGAGCGGGCCCTGGCCATGCACCGCGGCAGTCCCGTGTATTCGATCAACCCATCGCACTTCAACGACCGGTACGAGGTGGTTGCCGCCTATCCCGAGAAGGACGTGCTCGAGAGCGGGTGGCTGATCGGCGAGGAACACATCGCCGGCAAGCCCGCCATGATCAGCGTGCGCCACGGAGAAGGCCGCATCGTACTCTACGGGTTCCAGGTCAATTTCCGCAACCAGACCCACGGCACCTTCAAGCTGCTCTTCAACGCGTTGTACGGGAGCTGA
- a CDS encoding heme lyase CcmF/NrfE family subunit, with protein sequence MNDIGYFSLLLAFMTAAYGGVTSVVGARARNPQMIASGAHGVLATFGLLTLSSIVLIYHLYTGNFQVEYVASYTSSTLPDFYRVTAMWAGQKGSLLLWVWTLALFALVVHLTNRDRNQTLIPYVHAVMMSVVLFFIALLIFMADPFELLPFVPAEGRGLNPVLQMPLMIIHPPILYQGYVGTVVPFAFAMAALITGELGDTWIRTIRRWTLYAWFFLGFGLMLGGRWAYVELGWGGYWAWDPVENAALMPWLTITAFLHSVMIQEKKGMLKIWNFILIILTFGLVYFGTFLTRSGVVSSVHSFTTSGIGPMFLGFVIVSMVLSFALLISRRRALKARSELDSFVSRESSFLLNNLALVGVCFAILWGTIFPVLSEAVSGEKITVSAPYFNQINVPLGLFLLFLTGAGPLFAWRKTSVQSLKRHFSIPIACFLAVAAILLAFGIRHVYAVLSFSMCAFVVGAIGLEFYRGARARRSTNEESWPAAFYRLVMSYKRRYGGYVVHIAIVLLFVGFTGKAFDREENFAVREGESFQIKNYTLDFDSLTETNMGEYVSYAGLLRLSVDGEPVVMMAPEKRLYPIQDQVTSEVSIWSTVNEDLYVVLAELNETLDVATFKVYINPLVNWVWVGTALLMLGTIILFLPDRFGRKPGARERSA encoded by the coding sequence ATGAACGATATCGGATACTTCAGCCTCCTGCTCGCCTTCATGACCGCGGCCTACGGCGGCGTGACCAGCGTGGTCGGCGCCCGGGCGCGGAACCCGCAGATGATCGCCAGCGGGGCCCACGGCGTCCTCGCCACCTTCGGCCTGCTGACCCTGTCGTCCATCGTGCTGATATACCACCTGTACACGGGCAACTTCCAGGTGGAGTACGTCGCCTCCTACACCAGCAGCACCCTGCCCGATTTCTACCGCGTCACCGCGATGTGGGCCGGGCAGAAGGGCTCCCTGCTCCTGTGGGTATGGACCCTGGCCCTGTTCGCGCTGGTGGTGCACCTGACGAACCGGGACCGGAACCAGACGCTGATCCCCTACGTCCACGCGGTGATGATGTCGGTGGTCCTGTTCTTCATCGCCCTGCTCATCTTCATGGCCGACCCCTTCGAGCTGCTTCCCTTCGTGCCCGCCGAGGGCCGCGGCCTGAACCCGGTGCTGCAGATGCCGCTCATGATCATCCACCCGCCCATCCTGTACCAGGGCTACGTGGGGACCGTGGTCCCCTTCGCTTTCGCTATGGCCGCGCTGATCACGGGGGAACTGGGCGACACGTGGATCCGGACGATCCGCCGATGGACCCTCTACGCCTGGTTCTTCCTCGGTTTCGGCCTGATGCTGGGCGGCCGGTGGGCCTACGTCGAGCTGGGATGGGGCGGATACTGGGCCTGGGACCCGGTGGAGAACGCGGCGCTCATGCCCTGGCTGACCATCACGGCCTTTCTCCATTCCGTGATGATCCAGGAGAAGAAGGGCATGCTGAAGATCTGGAACTTCATCCTGATCATCCTGACGTTCGGCCTGGTCTACTTCGGCACCTTTCTCACGCGGAGCGGGGTCGTCTCATCGGTCCATTCCTTCACCACCTCGGGCATCGGCCCCATGTTCCTGGGATTCGTCATCGTCTCGATGGTGTTGTCCTTCGCTCTCCTGATCAGCAGGCGCCGCGCCCTGAAGGCACGCAGCGAACTCGACTCCTTCGTCTCGAGAGAAAGCAGCTTCCTGCTGAACAACCTGGCCCTCGTCGGCGTGTGCTTCGCCATCCTGTGGGGGACCATATTCCCCGTGCTCTCCGAGGCGGTCAGCGGGGAGAAGATCACGGTGAGCGCGCCGTATTTCAACCAGATCAACGTGCCCCTGGGCCTCTTCCTGCTCTTTCTCACCGGCGCGGGCCCGCTCTTCGCCTGGCGCAAGACGTCCGTGCAGAGCCTGAAGCGGCATTTCTCCATACCCATCGCCTGCTTCCTCGCCGTGGCCGCCATCCTGCTCGCCTTCGGCATCCGGCACGTCTATGCCGTGCTTTCCTTCAGCATGTGCGCCTTCGTGGTCGGCGCAATCGGTCTGGAGTTCTACCGCGGCGCTCGCGCGCGCCGGTCGACGAACGAAGAATCCTGGCCCGCGGCCTTCTACCGCCTGGTCATGAGCTACAAGCGCCGGTACGGCGGTTACGTCGTCCACATCGCCATCGTGCTCCTCTTCGTGGGCTTCACGGGAAAGGCGTTCGACCGGGAGGAGAACTTCGCGGTCCGGGAGGGCGAGTCCTTCCAGATCAAGAACTACACGCTGGACTTCGATTCCCTCACCGAGACCAACATGGGCGAGTACGTGTCCTACGCCGGCCTGCTGCGCCTTTCCGTGGACGGCGAGCCCGTCGTGATGATGGCCCCTGAGAAGCGGCTCTACCCCATTCAGGACCAGGTGACTTCGGAAGTTTCCATCTGGTCGACAGTGAATGAGGACCTGTACGTGGTCCTGGCGGAACTGAACGAAACGCTTGACGTAGCTACATTTAAGGTCTACATTAATCCATTAGTAAACTGGGTCTGGGTCGGTACGGCGCTGCTCATGCTGGGAACGATCATCCTGTTCCTGCCGGATCGATTCGGAAGGAAACCAGGCGCACGCGAGCGGTCCGCATAA
- a CDS encoding amidohydrolase family protein, which produces MPIVDFHNHVYPPRYVEEIRKGPSAYTVTDDEDGNPVLHSPGDYNILVPGHRLMDVRLEVMDAAGVDTHVITFTAPGTLIETPDRSAELSSRVNDLFAEIQQAHPDRLPALATLPLNKPEACAAELERAVGSLGLKGACVYSNANGVALSDPCFWPMYEIADDRGMAVFIHPTFPLGVEAMQDYMLMPAVGFLMDTTLATASLLFSGVVERFPNIRWVLGHLGGAVPYLAERFDRCYEAFPQCRANLEHHPTVYLKNQFYYDTVNFDVDALHFALGFAGVDRILAGSDYPHQIGSMPKMIESINAMDLTEEDRKAILGGNTVRLLGL; this is translated from the coding sequence ATGCCCATCGTCGATTTTCACAACCACGTCTATCCGCCCCGGTACGTCGAGGAGATCCGGAAGGGTCCCAGCGCGTACACCGTGACCGATGACGAAGACGGCAACCCGGTCCTGCACTCTCCCGGCGACTACAACATCCTGGTGCCCGGTCACCGGCTCATGGACGTGCGCCTGGAGGTCATGGACGCGGCCGGCGTAGACACGCACGTCATCACCTTCACGGCGCCCGGTACGCTCATCGAGACGCCGGACCGGTCCGCCGAACTCAGCAGCAGGGTCAATGATCTTTTCGCCGAGATTCAGCAGGCCCATCCGGACCGTCTGCCGGCCCTGGCCACGCTTCCGCTGAACAAGCCGGAGGCCTGCGCCGCCGAACTGGAACGGGCCGTCGGTTCGCTGGGCCTCAAAGGGGCGTGCGTGTACAGCAACGCCAACGGCGTGGCGCTCAGCGATCCGTGCTTCTGGCCCATGTACGAGATCGCGGACGATCGTGGAATGGCCGTCTTTATCCATCCCACCTTCCCCCTGGGCGTGGAGGCCATGCAGGACTACATGCTCATGCCCGCGGTGGGATTTCTCATGGATACGACCCTGGCCACGGCCAGCCTGCTCTTCAGCGGCGTGGTGGAGCGCTTTCCGAACATACGCTGGGTGCTGGGCCACCTGGGCGGCGCCGTGCCCTACCTCGCCGAGCGCTTCGACCGGTGCTACGAGGCCTTTCCGCAGTGCCGCGCCAACCTGGAGCACCATCCCACGGTCTACCTGAAGAACCAGTTCTACTACGACACGGTAAATTTCGACGTGGACGCGCTGCATTTTGCCCTGGGATTCGCCGGGGTCGATCGTATCCTGGCCGGAAGCGACTATCCCCACCAGATCGGCAGCATGCCGAAGATGATCGAGAGCATCAACGCGATGGACCTGACCGAAGAAGACCGCAAAGCCATTCTGGGAGGGAACACCGTCCGCCTGCTGGGGTTGTGA